A window of Kiritimatiellaceae bacterium contains these coding sequences:
- a CDS encoding SlyX family protein: MENRLTKLEMLYSDQSRMLEDLSAEMYQQQLEVKRLTARVELLEEKLAASSESNDIGGHDRPPHY; this comes from the coding sequence ATGGAAAATCGGCTGACCAAGTTGGAAATGCTTTATTCGGATCAGAGCCGGATGCTGGAGGATCTTAGCGCGGAGATGTACCAGCAACAACTTGAGGTCAAGCGGCTAACGGCCCGGGTTGAACTCCTCGAAGAAAAACTCGCCGCCAGCTCCGAATCAAACGACATCGGCGGCCACGACCGCCCGCCGCATTATTAA
- a CDS encoding M42 family metallopeptidase encodes MNKTSKQFLADMINAISPSGYEHCAAAVWKEYAKPFADRVETDVHGNSHAVINSGGKVKVMLAGHYDEIGFLISHIDDKGFLWIAPIGGWDPQIAQGQRVDIIGNGGKVVRGAVGKIAIHLQEAEQRKKVSEIKDLWVDIGVKNKKEAEALVSIGDPLVIQYGFEELQNGRAVGRAFDDRAGAFAILEAGRLLAKMSTQCEVHVVATVQEEIGLRGARTAAFGIEPDVGIAVDVTFATDHPNIGNVLHQEGKVELDGGPVVTRGPNINHKLFDLIIKTAKEEKIPVQIVAEARGTGTDANAIQLNRAGVATALISIPLRYMHSPCELLSLADLEAVSKLLAAVVAKITPRTNFIPF; translated from the coding sequence ATTCGCCGACCGGGTTGAAACCGACGTTCACGGCAATTCACATGCGGTGATCAATTCCGGCGGAAAAGTCAAAGTGATGCTGGCCGGTCACTACGACGAAATCGGCTTCCTGATTTCCCATATCGACGACAAAGGGTTTCTCTGGATTGCCCCGATCGGCGGCTGGGATCCGCAGATCGCGCAGGGCCAGCGGGTGGATATCATCGGCAACGGCGGCAAAGTGGTGCGCGGAGCGGTCGGCAAAATCGCCATTCACCTGCAGGAAGCTGAACAGCGCAAAAAGGTTTCCGAAATCAAAGACCTCTGGGTCGATATCGGCGTGAAGAACAAAAAAGAAGCAGAAGCGCTGGTCAGTATCGGCGACCCTCTGGTCATCCAATACGGCTTTGAAGAACTGCAAAACGGCCGCGCCGTCGGTCGCGCCTTTGACGACCGGGCCGGAGCCTTCGCGATTCTGGAGGCGGGCCGCCTGCTCGCCAAAATGAGCACACAGTGCGAAGTGCATGTCGTGGCGACCGTTCAGGAAGAAATCGGCCTGCGCGGGGCGCGGACGGCGGCGTTCGGTATCGAACCGGATGTCGGTATTGCTGTGGATGTCACCTTCGCCACCGACCATCCGAACATCGGCAACGTACTGCATCAGGAAGGTAAAGTGGAACTCGACGGCGGACCGGTCGTCACCCGCGGCCCGAACATCAATCACAAGCTGTTCGACCTGATTATTAAAACCGCCAAAGAAGAAAAAATCCCGGTGCAGATCGTCGCTGAAGCGCGCGGCACCGGAACCGACGCCAACGCCATTCAACTTAACCGTGCCGGTGTCGCCACCGCGCTCATCAGCATTCCGCTGCGCTACATGCACAGTCCGTGCGAACTGCTGAGTCTCGCCGATCTGGAAGCTGTTTCTAAACTGCTGGCCGCCGTGGTCGCTAAAATCACTCCGCGCACCAACTTCATTCCGTTCTAA
- the trmB gene encoding tRNA (guanosine(46)-N7)-methyltransferase TrmB, protein MSAPDTLRIFPEQWLNPIDFRNSFDQPERPFEIDLGCGKGRFLLARARKFTETNILGIDRLMNRIKRLDKKIVRHGLFNARVLRGDGYYTVTYLVPPESVDTYYVFYPDPWPKGKHHHNRIFNELFMDAIARTLKPGGKLHASTDHLPYFQEICKLIKADSRFEETETFVPSEDEVSDFELIFAHKTPGRCSFVRK, encoded by the coding sequence ATGAGCGCCCCCGACACTCTGCGTATTTTTCCGGAACAGTGGCTAAACCCGATTGATTTCCGGAACAGCTTCGATCAGCCGGAACGCCCGTTCGAAATCGACCTCGGCTGCGGCAAAGGCCGGTTCCTGCTGGCGCGCGCGCGCAAGTTTACGGAAACCAATATTCTCGGAATCGACCGCCTGATGAATCGTATCAAGCGGCTTGATAAAAAAATCGTGCGGCACGGTCTGTTCAACGCCCGCGTCCTGCGCGGCGACGGTTATTACACCGTCACGTATCTCGTGCCGCCGGAAAGCGTGGACACCTATTACGTTTTCTATCCCGATCCGTGGCCGAAAGGAAAGCACCACCACAACCGCATCTTCAACGAACTGTTCATGGATGCCATCGCACGCACGCTGAAGCCCGGCGGAAAACTCCACGCCTCAACCGACCACCTGCCCTACTTTCAGGAAATCTGCAAACTGATTAAAGCCGACAGCCGCTTCGAAGAAACTGAAACCTTCGTTCCGTCCGAGGATGAAGTGTCCGATTTTGAACTGATCTTCGCCCACAAAACACCCGGCCGCTGTTCGTTCGTCCGGAAATGA